In a single window of the Lasioglossum baleicum chromosome 10, iyLasBale1, whole genome shotgun sequence genome:
- the LOC143212915 gene encoding uncharacterized protein LOC143212915, which yields MDIFRQKYSIYYNVLYITGLWPYNQSIPSKILRMVFPLLTLCCIAIQVILEIKILEITCSLKIMDLSCEKKNSKVSTLRLIEMSLYNILMLLSYCFPMLLFFLRYVGFVVNFPVIRCLYENIVKDYTTLSNPVESEMLTKQIVETGRVVLLLLGWFLPNMLFRRRIVCAVYDLFKRRLFGFTALSLGVVLFVVATLLVPTLLHSKYQTHYLRIFGFFYSETGLQTDLVCYQLVLVSTIGVIALAGTEATLAVFSFYLCGLFEITRYVSNNCFRNKT from the exons ATGGACATCTTCCGACAGAAGTATAGTATTTATTACAACGTGTTGTACATTACAGGTCTCTGGCCGTACAACCAATCTATACCGTCGAAAATTCTGCGAATGGTCTTTCCTCTTCTCACTCTGTGCTGTATAGCGATTCAGGTGATATTGGAAATCAAAATCCTCGAAATAACCTGTTCACTGAAAATAATGGATTTGTCgtgcgaaaaaaaaaatagcaaG GTGTCGACGCTAAGACTGATCGAAATGTCTCTGTACAACATACTCATGCTGTTATCGTACTGCTTCCCGATGTTGTTGTTCTTTCTACGATACGTCGGCTTCGTTGTTAACTTTCCAGTC ATACGATGCCTTTACGAGAATATCGTGAAGGATTACACGACCTTGAGCAATCCCGTCGAATCGGAGATGCTGACGAAACAGATCGTAGAAACTGGCCGCGTGGTTCTGTTGCTGTTAG GTTGGTTTTTGCCAAATATGCT ATTCAGACGTAGAATTGTTTGTGCAGTGTACGATTTGTTTAAACGACGGCTATTCGGATTTACAGCCCTGTCGCTCGGAGTAGTACTGTTCGTAGTAGCAACGTTACTGGTACCGACACTACTGCACTCGAAGTATCAGACTCACTATCTGAGAATCTTCGGATTCTTTTACAGTGAGACAGGCCTGCAGACCGATTTAGTTTGCTACCAGCTCGTATTGGTAAGCACGATTGGTGTAATTGCGTTAGCAGGTACGGAAGCGACACTCGCCGTCTTTTCCTTCTACTTGTGTGGATTGTTTGAGATCACCAGGTACGTTTCAAATAATTGTTTTCGTAATAAGACGTAA
- the LOC143212916 gene encoding uncharacterized protein LOC143212916 — protein sequence MVDMSVYNCVMVLSYGFPMLLFVLRYVGFVVNFPVVSSLSCFGCVGWIGLVIKSVFENIERDCVTLKNPVEAEMLMNQIAETRRVIAALILNDLAYSSALMKTEVTLKNLGSTSAKIITLLVSGLMCLGVLILFSVLIVPTILKSQLQVYYLNVFGFFYHERNLETDIVSCQIVYISTIGTLSIACTEASLAVFSSYLCGLFEIARYVRTLSAHQSTQNSPDSHHFSRISLMRSRCISGRFGKSRCSVKRNAPSLFTRSYCYSFNDFFSSRIIWKHNANIIDSRTKALVRSHEQYDVVLFGGNRDSCRIVRCQFISCKQLQYKMFICLCEWEHDKDGFRQLMLAMSELSNPENLVITSMIVLVHVIIMLLNNYSGQKLMTISVEVFHDTYNSLWYCLPPKSQKMLLFILMKSATEVQFNLAGLFVPCYQGFTTVINHYLRFLNTIKTEYTSGMVNS from the exons ATGGTAGACATGTCGGTCTACAATTGCGTGATGGTACTGTCGTACGGATTCCCAATGTTATTGTTCGTTTTACGATACGTTGGATTCGTCGTGAATTTCCCAGTAGTAAGTTCATTGTCGTGTTTCGGTTGTGTCGGGTGGATCGGTTTAGTT ATTAAGAGCGTGttcgaaaatatcgaaagaGATTGCGTGACGCTGAAGAACCCTGTCGAGGCGGAGATGCTGATGAATCAGATCGCGGAGACTCGGCGCGTGATCGCCGCGCTA ATATTGAATGACCTGGCATACAGTTCTGCATTGATGAAAACagaggtgaccttgaaaaatctcGGAAGCACGTCCGCTAAAATAATAACATTGTTGGTTTCAGGCCTGATGTGCTTAGGAGTACTGATCTTATTCTCTGTGTTAATTGTTCCGACAATACTAAAATCGCAGCTACAGGTTTATTACCTGAACGTCTTCGGATTTTTCTATCACGAAAGAAACCTCGAAACCGATATTGTTTCTTGCCAAATTGTATATATATCCACGATCGGTACACTATCGATAGCATGCACAGAAGCGTCCCTCGCTGTCTTTTCCTCTTATCTCTGTGGACTATTCGAGATCGCTAGGTACGTTCGAACGTTGT CAGCGCATCAGAGCACACAGAATTCCCCAGATTCCCACCACTTCTCTCGCATCAGTTTGATGCGTAGCCGATGCATTAGCGGTAGATTTGGAAAAAGCAGATGCAG CGTGAAACGGAATGCACCCTCACTGTTCACTCGTTCTTATTGTTACTCTTTTAATGACTTTTTCTCATCTCGCATTATCTGGAAACATAATGCGAACATTATCGATTCACGAACGAAGGCTCTCGTCAGATCTCACGAGCAATATGATGTTGTCTTATTTGGTGGCAATCGTGACAGTTGTCGCATCGTTCGCTGTCAATTTATATCGTGTAAGCAATTGCAATATAAAATGTTCATTTGTCTCTGCGAATGGGAACATGATAAAGATGGCTTTCGACAGCTCATGCTCGCGATGTCCGAGTTGAGCAATCCTGAAAATCTTGTGATTACCTCGATGATCGTGCTGGTGCACGTGATAATCATGCTCTTGAATAATTATAGCGGGCAGAAACTAATGACGATTAGCGTCGAAGTTTTCCACGATAC ATACAATTCATTGTGGTATTGTCTACCACCGAAGTCGCAGAAAATGTTGCTGTTCATACTGATGAAAAGTGCAACGGAAGTGCAATTTAATCTCGCCGGTTTGTTCGTTCCGTGTTACCAAGGATTCACAACGGTAATTAATCACTATTTGCGATTTCTCAACACGATTAAAACAGAATATACGTCAGGCATGGTCAATTCGTAG